The Planctomycetota bacterium region CAACGAGTTGCAGCCCTGGTGGCGTACGAAAGAATAGTCTCGACACCGGCCTGGACCGGTCATCGCACGCGAGCGACCGACACCCGACATGATTGAACTTCACGACGTCACCCGCACTTTCGGTCGCAAAATCGCGGTCAACCAGCTCACCCTGTCGGTGCCGCGCGGCGAGCTGTTCGCGTTCCTGGGCGAGAATGGCGCGGGCAAGACCACCACGATCAAAATGCTGGTCGGACTGCTTCGTCCCAACTCGGGAATCGTGCGTGTCTGCGGCCTGAACGTGTTTGACGCCGACCGAGCGGCCAGCCGGCTGATGGCCTATGTACCTGACGAGCCTCACTTGTACGACAAGCTTTCGGGACGCGAGTTCCTGCGATTCATTGCCGGCATGTACGGCATGAGCGACGCCGAGGCCCGCCGCCGCGCCGACGAACAGATCGAACGACTCGAACTGAATGAGTACGTTGACGAGCTGTGCGAGTCATACTCGCACGGTACCAAGCAGCGGTTGGTGATCGGCGCGGCCATGCTGCACGACCCGGCCGTGATGGTGGTCGACGAGCCGATGGTCGGACTCGACCCGCGCAGCGCCCGGGTGGTGAAAGATCTGTTCCGCGCGCGTGCCAAGGCCGGAGCGACGATTTTCATGTCGACCCACACGCTGGCGCTAGCCGAGGAGATCGCCGACCGGATCGGAATCATCGCCCACGGGCGATTGCGCTGTGTGGGGACGCTCGACGAGCTGCGCCGCGACCACGGCGGCGGCGGCGCGGCGAGTTTGGAAGAAGTGTTTCTGCGCGTGACGCGCGACAGGCCAGCCGTTGGTGATGGCAAGTCCGCTAGTGCTGAGCCAGTCGGCGCCGAGCCAGCTAGTCCCTGAATGAAACGATCATGAGCGAGCACGCGATCCCGACGATTCCGCTGCCCGGCGAGCCGGCCGCCGAGGTGGCGTCGCTGAACGTCGAAAGCGAGGCGCAGTTGTTCTGGTGGATGCGCCGCGTGGCGATCTTCAACACGCTCACCTCCGCCTTGGCCCAAGCGCGAACGCGATTGGTTTTGGTCACGCTGTTGACCTGCGTCTTGTGGCTGGCCTTGTTTCTGGTGTTTGCCGACGGATTTCGCTTCTTGCACTGGTCGATCACTGACCGGACGACGCACGGCGAAACCTTGCGCGCGCTGCTGAACGTCTTTTACGCCTCGCTGACGGTGATGCTCGTGTTTTCGTCGGGCATCTTGATCTATGGCAGCTTGTATCGCTCGGACGAAGTCCGCTTCCTGTTGACTACGCCGACCAGCGACGAGCGCGTGTTTGTCCACAAGTTCCAGGAAGCGATGCTCTACAGCGCGTGGGCGTTCTTGCTGTTGGGCACGCCGATGCTGGTGGCCTTTGGCATTTCCGAAGGAGCGCAAGGCTGGTTCTACTTGATCTTATTGCCGTTGCTGCTGGCGTTTGCCTATCTCCCGGGTTGCGTGGGAGCGATTTGTTGTCTGGTGATCGTGCGTTTCCTCCCGGCCCATCGTCGCAATGTGTTGGTCGCGCTGGGGGGCGTGTTGGCCGTCGGGCTCGTGATCTGGGCCTGGCAAAGCAGCCGCGGCATCGACCACGATTGGCTGTCGACGAGTTGGATTCAAGAGCTGCTGGGCCGACTCGAATTCACCGAACACCGGCTGTTGCCCAACTGGTGGCTCAGTGCCGCGCTGCTCGAAGCGGTGCGTGCCGGCCTCCATTCCAAAGGCGAGCGGGCGGCGCTCGGCGAAAGCGCGCTGTTTGCCGCGGTCTTGATCTCGAACTCCCTGTTGGGGCACGTGCTGGTCGTCCGCGCGGCGCGCTGGTGGTTCCGGCGCGGCTATGCGGCGCTGCAGTCCAGTGGCGCGGCCCAGCGCCGACGCAACGTCGACGTATTGGAACGCGGCGCCAACTGGCTGTTCCGCTGGGTGCGGCCGCAGATTCGTTTGCTGATCGTCAAGGATCTGCGACTGTTCCGCCGCGACCCCGTGCAGTGGTCGCAGTTCCTGGTATTTCTGGCCCTGCTGACGATGTACTTCGTCAACTCTCGCAAGCTCGGCTTCGATCTGGACTATGCCGTGCTGATTAACATGATCAGCTTTTTGAATCTGGCGATCGTCGGCTTGCTGCTGTCGACGTTCACCACGCGGTTCATCTTTCCGCTGGTCAGCTTGGAAGGACGGCGGTTCTGGATCCTGGGTTTGTTGCCAGTTAAGCGGGACGAGATTCTATACAGCAAGTTCCTGCTGGCCGCGGTCGGCGCGACGATTCCCTGCGGCGTGCTGCTAGTGCTGGGTGACCTGATGCTCGGCGTCGGCGGCTACCTGATCGTGATCCATCTGGTGGTTTGCATGCTCTTGTGCAGCGGCCTGTCGGGCATTGCCGTCGGGCTCGGTGCGCGATTGCCCAACTTGCGTCACGAATCGCCGGCTCGCATCGCGGCCGGCTTTGGCGGCACGCTGACGTTGGTTATCAGCACGGCATATATCGTGGCCGTGGTGGTGTTGGCCGCGGTGCCGTGTCACTATTACGCTGCCACGCGCGAGCTGATCCATCCCCGCGAAGGATTGATGCCGCTTCTCTGGATCGCCGGGCTTGGCGGCAGCACGCTGCTGGGCATTCTGGCGACGGTGATCCCCCTCAGAATGGGCCTCCGCGCGTTCCGCCAACTCGAAGCCTGAAGATCCGACACGTTAACGCAGTCATTTGTAGCCGTTTTGCGAGAGATTGGGTGGCCCGGCCGCTTGCGGCCGGGTCGCGCCAGCGACAAGAAAAACGTGTCTGCCGAAAGCGCTTTTGCTCGACATCGAACCTTCTTCTTGTTGCTGCGCAACACGGCCGGCGAGCGGCCGTGCCACCCGTTGAACATCAACAGTTAATGTTTTTCCTCGGCCCCGGTTATCTCTGGGTGGGCGGCCGGGCCCATTTGCTCGGTTGAGGGGGGA contains the following coding sequences:
- a CDS encoding ABC transporter ATP-binding protein — protein: MIELHDVTRTFGRKIAVNQLTLSVPRGELFAFLGENGAGKTTTIKMLVGLLRPNSGIVRVCGLNVFDADRAASRLMAYVPDEPHLYDKLSGREFLRFIAGMYGMSDAEARRRADEQIERLELNEYVDELCESYSHGTKQRLVIGAAMLHDPAVMVVDEPMVGLDPRSARVVKDLFRARAKAGATIFMSTHTLALAEEIADRIGIIAHGRLRCVGTLDELRRDHGGGGAASLEEVFLRVTRDRPAVGDGKSASAEPVGAEPASP